CATTCCAATTTTGTCATAGTTAATTAAGTCTGCAATCGTTTTAAAACTTTTATCGAAATTACCTTTTATTACTTCGTTTAAAACAAAAGTAGTATCCTGTTCCCATTTTTGAACTATGGTATTTAAGGCCGTAGGTGTATTTTCAATTGGTATAGAGTCTACACGGTTTCCGTTAGGGAAAATCGTTGTTGCTGCATATCCTGTGAAATTAAGAGCGATTACTACATAGCCTTGACTAGCTAATTCCTCTAACTGGAATGTATTTTGTTGACTATATAATCCCATCCCATGGCCGAATAAAAGGAGGGGGAATTTTTCTTTAGCTTGAAGTGGCTTAGCATTTTGATAAGAATGTGTTTTTGTCAGCCCTAAATGTGTCGTTACGATATACGGAGCACCGTTTGTTACTGCCAATTGTTCACCCAGTTCGTTTATGTTCTCAAAATAGGCAGAAGGATTCCCTGATCCTTTTGCGGCAGGATAGTATACTTGTATCATTAACTCACGATTTCCATGATTATTTGGTACAGTTGTTTCTTTTCGATTTGTATCAATTAAATGAAAAGCTTTCGTGCCTACTGTATATTTTCCAGTAGGCTCTGGGAGTGTTATGATCGGAAAAAGTAAAGGTAATGTAAACATTACGATAGCAGTTACGATAATTCCTAAACCTTTTAAAACTTTCATCACTAACTTTTTAGAAACGGCTGTAGTTTTTGGTTTCAAAAAAACTTGTAATGTTAAAACGAACAATAAGAAATAGGCGGGAATCATGCGCCAGTTTGCACCAATTACAATGATAGTGGCAAGTAATAATGTATAATTTATTAGTAAAATGACTCCATTTTTTTTCGTCAAACCCCGTTTGATAAAGATGGGAATGATACTAGATAAAAGTAATGCAGCAACAAAAATGATTTCTAACATTTTTAGCTCCTTTCCTAATCAACATAAATATAGATTGATAATTTAAAACCTTCTCAATTATATAACTATCTTTGATAATTGTATGCATGTAAGTAAGTTTAGAATGTTTTTATATGACATTAAAAAAAGTACTCATACGAGTACTTTTTCTTAAATGAATTATTATTTATTTTTAAACCGTTCCCCATAAATGATAAACCATACCGATAACAAAAAATGCTAGTCCTACAAATAAAACAATTAAAGCAAGCACTCCATTTTTATTATGTTCCATAAAATTAGCTCCTTTTTCATTTACTTACATACAAAAAGCCTTTAGTCGTAATTATGGCTAAAGGCCTTAATCTTCATACTTTGTAGTTTATAAAAAAGTTGTACTTCTGTATTAATTTGGAATATGATTATTTAAAGAGAAGGTGATGAGTACATGCAGGAAACAAAACAATTCCCGCTTATATCGGGAAATCTCTCATTAGATTTAGTAAATACAGAGTTAGTTAGGCGTGGACAACGTTATGATTTATTAATAACAGATGAAGATGTATTAGAATGGCTACATGTAATAAAGGTTAATCTTCCTTTTTGGAATGAAAAAACACTTATAGGAATTCAGAAGCGAATGGATCAAGTTACATCTAGCATATTAGAGGTAAGAGAAGTATTGAGAAAACAGTTTGAGGCAATTGCTGATCAGCAAGAAATTTCTAATGATTTTATTACGTATTTAGAAAAACAAATTGAGAAGGCACCATTTACATATAAAATCATTGAACAGCAGCTAGTATCTATCCCAGTTGGAGAAATCGAGGATGTACTCGCATCGTTAATTGCATTTGACGCTTTAACGTTAATAGCAGAAAATAAGCTTATTTCCCTTAAAAGGTGTTCAAATCCTGACTGTGTTTTATTATTTATAGATAAGAGTGGAAAACGAAAATGGTGTTCTATGAAAATATGTGGGAACCGGAAAAAGGTAGCAAAATTTCAGGATCGAAAATTTGAGGAAGTTTAGAGAATCAACTTATAACAGTTGATTCTTTTTTTGCATTTTAAAACTAACCCCTTAAATTAATATTTACAGGTTAGTTATGCCGGGTTATAATTGTTGGTAAATAAAGGAGGAGAACGATGGATAATATAACAGCAACTAAGCAGAAAGATCCTCAACCAATAAGTGTACGATATTTTACAAAAATGAAAGGGAAAGGAAGAAGCCCATTACAAGTAAATGTAAAGGACTCTTTAACGGGACTACTAGGGGGATTTTTAACAATTCTTACCTTAACATATTTAACGAGCATAACCTCTACAGAATTATTAATGGCTCCATTTGGTGCGAGTTGTGTATTAGCGTTTGGAGTTTGGAATGCGCCATTATCTCAGCCGCGTAATATTATTGGAGGACATTTGATTTCAACTTTCATTGGTCTATCAATATATCATTTGTTTGGGAATGAATATTGGACAATTGCTTTAGCGGTGGGGATGGCAATAGCCGTTATGATGTTAACGAGAACGACGCACCCTCCGGCAGGCGCCGATCCGATTATCGTAATTTTAGGGGCAAATAGTTGGAGTTATTTAGTAACACCAGTTTTAATTGGCTCCGTTGTTATTGTAGTTATTGCTTTATTCATTAATAATATGAGTAGTAAAAGAAGTTATCCAACTTTTTGGATGTAGTTTGTGAAGTGAAAAATAATTTAATTGAGTATTCTATTCTTACTATGTTTTATTTTTTATATAGTAAAAGCCTTAGTCGTAATTGTAGCTAATGGCTTGGGTCCTCATACTTTGTAGTTCATAAAGAAAAGACACTTTAAAGTGTCTTCTACAGATTTGAATTATTTAATTCATGTAATTAATATTCGTTAGCATAAAACTCTTTTATTAATTTTATTTCATTTGTATCTGGATTAAACTTAAATATTTTAATTTGATTCGATTCGTCTTTGTATGCAAATGTATTCTCACCAACTTGGGTCATATTGCTGGTGTTTAAGATAGGGTCGCTACCGTGATCAGTAATTTCCACAGTTTTCTCACGATCCCAGAATGCAATGACAATAATCAAAATGATAAGACATACCCGTATAAAACGTAATTCTCTTGCAACAGGATGTTCCATCTGTTTGTCTCCTTTACTGTTTGATAGAGTCTGTTTATAAAAGAGATAATTCCTAGGGATATAAATAAAAAAGACACCGTAAAGTGTCTTTTTTATTTTAGTTATGCGCATTACTTAATAAGACGCTAGTTCCTCAGTCTGGCTATGAGTAACTATGTAGGGTAATTCCATTATAACATTTTAACCAGTAATGGGTCTATATGGAATTTAATTGATTTTCTTTTTGATTATTCAGAACGATTAATCGGGTATTTGGATGAAGGAAGCGGTGAGGAAGAAGGGACTTAACTTGTTTTAGAAGAGTGTCTTCTTTTTGTATCATTGTGAGTAAAGTGTAGAGTTATATTTCCCTTTACACGAACATAACGGTATAATATAGTTAAGTTAAGTGAACTTAACTATTAAACAAAACGAAATAAAAGCATGGAGGAATAACGCTATGACTAGAACGTATAAAGAAGTAATTAATGAAATGAACCGAGCTTATAATGAATTCTACATTTTACTATTCCAGGAGTTAAAAGATGAATTCGGTCTTACAGGACAGCAAGAGAGCATGCTATTTCATATTAATTTAAATGAAAACACGACAGCAAATCACATTGCGACTACTTTTAATATATCAAAAAGTGCCGTTAGTCAAGTTTTATCTAAATTGGAGAAACAGAAGATGATTTCAAAACAAGTAAACCCTAATAATAAACGGGAGTATTTTCTTACACTTGGTCCAAACGGTAGTAAGTATATAGAGCGGTTGTCGGAGTTAGATGATGTATTAATTGAGAAATATTTTTCTAAAATCGATATAAACGCCCTAGAGCAAATGACAGATACGTTAACGAAAATAAATAAAGTCATATTGGAAGAAAAACAGAAAGATCTTGATTGTAATGAGTAAGAACGTAGATGAAGCAATTAGTAGAAAGGAGGAGAAGTGCATTATGAGTTTCATACCAAATATGATTACGATAGCAAATTTTGTATGTGGGCTTTTAGCTATTTACGCTGTTTTCGTTCACGATATTTATTTGGGAGCAGTTTTTATTATTACAGGTATGCTGTTTGACTTTTTTGATGGCATGGTCGCTCGGAAACTTGATTCTGTTTCGGAAATTGGTGGAGAGTTGGACTCATTTGCGGATTTAGTTACTTTTGGTGTGGCACCGTCTATTCTGGCATATAGTGCCTCGTTAAAAGATTTGCAGTCTATCGGGATGATATGCGCGCTCACTTACAGTATTTGCGGCATGCTTCGGCTTGCAAGATTTAACACACAGCAAAGCAAACTCCCGACCTTTATCGGCATGCCAATCCCATTCGCGGCAATGTGTCTCCTCATTTTATGTTTTTTAAAGAATCCAGTTTCCGTGGCGTTTGGTACATGCGTACTCGCTTATTTAATGGTAAGCAAAATCAAATTCCCTCATTTTAAAAAAGATATAGCTGAAAGCTTGAAGCCTGGAAGATTGGATTGATGATACGAGATTACAATGAGAAAGATAAAGGAGTATAACATGATTCGTATGGCATTAAGATCATTCAACATACAAATGTATTGTTTGCTAGGCGTAATGTTATTGGGATGGCTTGTGACACCTTTTTCAGCACAGTTCGTAGGGATAAGCATTGGCCTTTTAGTAAGTATGTACTGCGCCTGGATTTTAGGAAGGCGTATTGAAAAGTTCGGAGATAGCATTGTAAAAAAAGAAAAAGCACCGATGCTTGGAATGATAAATCGGTTCGCAGCCGCAATACTCGGCGCGATTATTATGTATGAAATTGAACACCATGAATTCATGTGGACATTCGCTGCTGGAATTATGAGTGGGTATTTCTTGGTTATTATTAATTTGGGGTATTACAGTATGAGGGATGAGAAGGGATAAAGTGAAACCTAAGTTTAAGCATACTGTTGCCTAACAACGAATAGCGGATTAGTAATTAGAGTAATAATAAAATCTAACATAAAATTTAAGAAAAATTTTATATTTCCCCCACTTTTTATTTTAAAAGTTTTTTCTATCCTATAAACAAGTTACATCAAGGAGGAGACTGAAAATGAATAAGTGGGGATTTTTTTATTTTTAATATATTCCCTATATTCGAAGACAAAGTAGAAGATTAAACATATGAACAAAGTACTGGTTCTTAAACTATATTCTAAAATAATAGATGAAAATGTAAAGTTAGGGGATTCCACATGCATACAGAAGTTTTAATGAGTTATTTGTATACTTATTTTTTTACAATTATGTTTTGTATTTTATTTCAAATTGGATTTTATTTTAAAGCGAAAAGAAACATATCTATTCGGCATTTTCTATGGGTATATGTTTTTCTGTTCTACCTTTCGTTAGTGTATAAGGTGACGCAGATTGCAACTGTATGGGATATAAGTAGATATGAAACGTGGATTCGTGTAAGTCAAATCAACTTGACTCTATTTGATACGGCAGGTAGTACTACGTATCTTTTGAACATCGTACTGTTTATGCCGTTCGGTTTTTTATTACCGATGATTTGGCCGTATTTTAGAAAAATAAAAAATACGGTATGTGCAGGATTCTTTTTTTCATTGGCAATTGAGTTAAATCAATTGTTAAATAATAGAATTACAGATATTGATGATTTATTTACGAACACCCTCGGGGCGATTATTGGGTATTTATTATATAGAGCTTTAAAAATGATATTTAAAAGAGAGGGGGAAAAGCTTGATACCAGCTCTTCTCTAGTTATAAAATACGAGGCTATTTTTTGTTTAGTATGTTCATTTGTAGGAGCGATGTTAATTTATCATCCAGCTTTATTTGGAAGACCTGTCATCATTCAGTGAGGCAATTACGAATTTCTTTTGAATGCTCGAGTGATATTTCAATTTGCAAAAAGCCTTTAACTTGTTATAGTTAAAGGCTTTTATCATCATAATTTTTACTTACCAATTACCCACTCTAACATCCGCCTTCAACCACTTCACCCAATCCAAATCCTCTACCTTAAGCAAACTAAGCGAAACACCCTTCATATCTAAAGAAGTTAACAGTGTACCAACCTTTACGAATGTCACTTGCAATCCTTCAAGTTCACACAAACGGCGAATGTCGTTTGCGAAAATGTATTGTTCCATTAATGGAGTTGCGCCGAGTCCGTTAATGAGGATAGCGAAGTTGTCTCCTTTTCTCCAGCGATAAATGCTTTTTAGTTTGTTCATTAGTTCGATCGCTAATATTTCAGAAGAGGATAGTGCTTCTTTACGGTAACCTTTTTCTCCGTGAATGCCGACGCCATAAAACACTTCATCGTCATTTAATGTGAATGAAGCTTTTCCTTTTACTGGATCGTTGACAGGGGAAAGAGCAACTCCTAATGTGTGTAAGTTTTTAGTGATAGAGCGGCCAAGTGTTGTTAGTTCTTCTAGAGAATGGCCTTCAAGAGCGGCCGCACCAAGTATTTTTTGAACGAAAACAGTACCAGCGACGCCGCGTCTTCTTTTATTAAAAGAAGCATCATCTTCAATTGAAACGTCGTCATTTACGATGATGTGGTCAATTTTTCTTCCTTCTTCTTTAGCGATCTGCTTTGCCGCAAGAAAGTTCTCAACGTCATCTTTAAAGTTTTTAATAATGAATAGTATACTTTTATCTTTTGGCATAAGGCGAGTTGCCGCCGCAATTTGTTCCACTGTAGGCGGAGTGAAGATGCTTCCGTTTACTGCCGCTGTAAGCATACCTTTTCCTACATAGCCAATATCAGCAGGTTCATGTCCGCTACCACCGCCA
This DNA window, taken from Bacillus cereus ATCC 14579, encodes the following:
- a CDS encoding alpha/beta hydrolase family protein, coding for MLEIIFVAALLLSSIIPIFIKRGLTKKNGVILLINYTLLLATIIVIGANWRMIPAYFLLFVLTLQVFLKPKTTAVSKKLVMKVLKGLGIIVTAIVMFTLPLLFPIITLPEPTGKYTVGTKAFHLIDTNRKETTVPNNHGNRELMIQVYYPAAKGSGNPSAYFENINELGEQLAVTNGAPYIVTTHLGLTKTHSYQNAKPLQAKEKFPLLLFGHGMGLYSQQNTFQLEELASQGYVVIALNFTGYAATTIFPNGNRVDSIPIENTPTALNTIVQKWEQDTTFVLNEVIKGNFDKSFKTIADLINYDKIGMFGHSFGGATSAQMLVKDTRIKAAIDMDGGLFGDPMPKDGPQKPFMLMNAEATIHYMKEAENQKTTGIQNELLEISYLRNKTIEKPGVYTVVIPKTNHTSFTDLAAFSPIINEPDEDVATNYTLINKLVTSFFDQNLKGINENHLEEIQKQYPELQLMKH
- a CDS encoding CGNR zinc finger domain-containing protein gives rise to the protein MQETKQFPLISGNLSLDLVNTELVRRGQRYDLLITDEDVLEWLHVIKVNLPFWNEKTLIGIQKRMDQVTSSILEVREVLRKQFEAIADQQEISNDFITYLEKQIEKAPFTYKIIEQQLVSIPVGEIEDVLASLIAFDALTLIAENKLISLKRCSNPDCVLLFIDKSGKRKWCSMKICGNRKKVAKFQDRKFEEV
- a CDS encoding HPP family protein; this encodes MDNITATKQKDPQPISVRYFTKMKGKGRSPLQVNVKDSLTGLLGGFLTILTLTYLTSITSTELLMAPFGASCVLAFGVWNAPLSQPRNIIGGHLISTFIGLSIYHLFGNEYWTIALAVGMAIAVMMLTRTTHPPAGADPIIVILGANSWSYLVTPVLIGSVVIVVIALFINNMSSKRSYPTFWM
- a CDS encoding YmzC family protein codes for the protein MEHPVARELRFIRVCLIILIIVIAFWDREKTVEITDHGSDPILNTSNMTQVGENTFAYKDESNQIKIFKFNPDTNEIKLIKEFYANEY
- a CDS encoding MarR family winged helix-turn-helix transcriptional regulator — encoded protein: MTRTYKEVINEMNRAYNEFYILLFQELKDEFGLTGQQESMLFHINLNENTTANHIATTFNISKSAVSQVLSKLEKQKMISKQVNPNNKREYFLTLGPNGSKYIERLSELDDVLIEKYFSKIDINALEQMTDTLTKINKVILEEKQKDLDCNE
- the pssA gene encoding CDP-diacylglycerol--serine O-phosphatidyltransferase, which translates into the protein MSFIPNMITIANFVCGLLAIYAVFVHDIYLGAVFIITGMLFDFFDGMVARKLDSVSEIGGELDSFADLVTFGVAPSILAYSASLKDLQSIGMICALTYSICGMLRLARFNTQQSKLPTFIGMPIPFAAMCLLILCFLKNPVSVAFGTCVLAYLMVSKIKFPHFKKDIAESLKPGRLD
- a CDS encoding ATP synthase subunit I yields the protein MIRMALRSFNIQMYCLLGVMLLGWLVTPFSAQFVGISIGLLVSMYCAWILGRRIEKFGDSIVKKEKAPMLGMINRFAAAILGAIIMYEIEHHEFMWTFAAGIMSGYFLVIINLGYYSMRDEKG
- a CDS encoding VanZ family protein, which gives rise to MHTEVLMSYLYTYFFTIMFCILFQIGFYFKAKRNISIRHFLWVYVFLFYLSLVYKVTQIATVWDISRYETWIRVSQINLTLFDTAGSTTYLLNIVLFMPFGFLLPMIWPYFRKIKNTVCAGFFFSLAIELNQLLNNRITDIDDLFTNTLGAIIGYLLYRALKMIFKREGEKLDTSSSLVIKYEAIFCLVCSFVGAMLIYHPALFGRPVIIQ
- the dhaQ gene encoding DhaKLM operon coactivator DhaQ, with the translated sequence MKKIMNDVQNIVQDMLHGFYFEHNDKVNYDETNNIIYVKDIEKMKQDVAIISGGGSGHEPADIGYVGKGMLTAAVNGSIFTPPTVEQIAAATRLMPKDKSILFIIKNFKDDVENFLAAKQIAKEEGRKIDHIIVNDDVSIEDDASFNKRRRGVAGTVFVQKILGAAALEGHSLEELTTLGRSITKNLHTLGVALSPVNDPVKGKASFTLNDDEVFYGVGIHGEKGYRKEALSSSEILAIELMNKLKSIYRWRKGDNFAILINGLGATPLMEQYIFANDIRRLCELEGLQVTFVKVGTLLTSLDMKGVSLSLLKVEDLDWVKWLKADVRVGNW